One stretch of Castor canadensis chromosome 12, mCasCan1.hap1v2, whole genome shotgun sequence DNA includes these proteins:
- the Rhoc gene encoding rho-related GTP-binding protein RhoC: MAAIRKKLVIVGDGACGKTCLLIVFSKDQFPEVYVPTVFENYIADIEVDGKQVELALWDTAGQEDYDRLRPLSYPDTDVILMCFSIDSPDSLENIPEKWTPEVKHFCPNVPIILVGNKKDLRQDEHTRRELAKMKQEPVRSEEGRDMANRISAFGYLECSAKTKEGVREVFEMATRAGLQVRKNKRRRGCPIL; this comes from the exons ATGGCTGCAATCCGGAAGAAGCTGGTAATTGTGGGGGATGGTGCATGTGGGAAGACTTGTCTGCTCATCGTCTTCAGCAAGGACCAGTTTCCAGAGGTCTACGTCCCTACTGTCTTTGAGAACTATATTGCAGACATTGAGGTGGATGGCAAGCAG GTGGAGCTGGCTCTGTGGGACACAGCAGGGCAAGAAGACTATGATCGCTTGAGGCCTCTCTCCTACCCAGACACTGACGTCATCCTCATGTGCTTCTCCATTGACAGTCCCGACAGCCTGG AAAACATTCCTGAGAAGTGGACCCCGGAGGTGAAACACTTCTGCCCGAACGTGCCTATCATCCTGGTGGGGAATAAGAAGGACCTGAGGCAGGATGAGCATACCAGAAGAGAACTGGCCAAGATGAAGCAG GAGCCTGTTCGATCTGAGGAAGGCCGGGACATGGCCAACAGGATCAGTGCCTTTGGCTACCTGGAGTGTTCAGCCAAGACCAAGGAAGGGGTGCGGGAGGTCTTTGAGATGGCCACTCGGGCTGGCCTCCAGGTCCGCAAAAATAAGCGTCGGAGGGGCTGTCCCATTCTCTGA